One Gossypium raimondii isolate GPD5lz chromosome 3, ASM2569854v1, whole genome shotgun sequence genomic window carries:
- the LOC105795636 gene encoding uncharacterized protein LOC105795636, whose product MEKGFLDKVEDNAAVRIWAETTQREKGDSLTKGHMSELWDFTRISVIQNDLREMKEVWDQWDVETKQLFYCNYGDLPYLLSVKVDKYLFRALAQFWNPAYGCFTFGKVDLTPTVEEYTTLLRCPKIQVDKAYSRAAGWVAVRIQQKGDSKCVPWKSLRNLVLVHPYVKKRVDVFALGIYGLVVFPKALGHIDEAISDLFDRLGKGVTTVPSILAETFRSLNACRRAGEGRFIGCAQLLLAWFHSHFWKVEKISYRVFSDSYSPLEELVSTPRRDDVSEEKWMAILQNLRDEDVEWRASWLIPDEILYRCGDFDWVPLLGIWGAIGYAPLLVSRQFRSRQFIPATQGLAHCEFSYKEDNYKKRVREMSNAWNQTR is encoded by the exons atggaaaaggggtttcttgataaagtagaaGATAATGCGGCTGTGCGAATATGGGCTGAGACGACACAACGAGAGAAAGGCGATAGTCTTACCAAGGGACACATGTCAGAATTGTGGGATTTCACCCGTATCAGTGTAATCCAGAATGACCTTCGAGAAATGAAAGAAGTCTGGGATCAATGGGATGTCGAGACCAAGCAGCTGTTCTATTGTAACTACGGTGACCTGCCTTATCTGCTCAGTGTCAAAGTGGACAAGTATTTATTTCGAGCCCTTGCTCAATTTTGGAATCCCGCCTATGGTTGTTTCACTTTCGGAAAAGTGGACTTGACGCCTACTGTGGAGGAGTATACGACCTTGCTTCGGTGCCCAAAGATTCAAGTCGACAAGGCTTACTCTAGAGCTGCTGGG tgggttgctgTCCGAATCCAGCAGAAAGGCGATAGTAAATGCGTTCCTTGGAAAAGCTTGCGAAATTTGGTGCTGGTACATCCTTATGTAAAGAAAAGGGTCGATGTCTTCGCTTTAGGCATCTACGGACTAGTGGTCTTCCCCAAAGCATTAGGACATATAGACGAGGCCATTTCTGATCTGTTTGATCGGCTTGGTAAAGGGGTTACTACCGTTCCGTCAATACTGGCTGAAACTTTCAGATCTTTGAACGCATGCCGGAGAGCTGGAGAGGGAAGGTTCATCGGATGTGCCCAGCTCTTACTAGCATGGTTTCATAGCCACTTCTGGAAAGTAGAAAAGATCTCTTATCGGGTATTCTCTGATAGCTACTCTCCTCTAGAAGAATTGGTGTCCACGCCAAGACGAGATGACGTTTCAGAAGAAAAGTGGATGGCGATACTCCAGAATCTCCGAGATGAAGATGTTGAGTGGAGGGCTTCTTGGTTAATTCCTGATGAGATTTTATACCGGTGTGGAGATTTTGACTGGGTTCCTCTGCTCGGAATATGGGGAGCTATCGGATATGCTCCTCTACTCGTATCAAGACAGTTTAGATCACGACAATTCATACCAGCAACACAGGGGTTGGCCCATTGTGAATTTTCCTATAAGGAGgacaattacaagaaaagggtTCGAGAAATGTCTAATGCCTGGAACCAGACTCGCTGA